In a genomic window of Sphingomonas koreensis:
- a CDS encoding LysR family transcriptional regulator, whose amino-acid sequence MNRQHLGELAAFLVVARERSFTRGAAQLGVTPSALSHSMRTLEERLGLRLLNRTTRSVTPTEAGERLLRTLGPLLDEVEAEVAALGTLRDKPAGNVRITADELSMTTVLWPKLREILPLYRDIHVEIVTDYRLTDIVADRFDAGVRFGETIDRDMIAVPIGPPARMLAVASARYFAAYGRPRTPADLARHRCINLRLPTYGGLYAWEFQTKGRDLRVRVDGQLTFTSILPVLEATLDGFGISYLPTALTQQHLDSGALETVLEEWSPEFPGYHLYYSSRRQPTAAFTALVEGLRYRED is encoded by the coding sequence ATGAACCGCCAGCATCTGGGCGAACTCGCCGCCTTCCTCGTGGTGGCGCGCGAACGCAGCTTTACCCGCGGGGCAGCGCAACTGGGGGTCACCCCTTCCGCGCTCAGCCATTCGATGCGCACGCTGGAAGAGCGGCTCGGGCTCAGGCTGCTCAACCGCACGACGCGCAGCGTCACGCCGACCGAGGCGGGCGAGCGGCTGTTGCGCACCTTGGGTCCGCTGCTCGACGAGGTCGAGGCCGAGGTCGCCGCGCTCGGCACGCTGCGCGACAAGCCCGCGGGCAATGTCCGGATCACCGCCGACGAGCTGTCGATGACCACGGTGCTGTGGCCCAAGCTGCGCGAGATCCTCCCCCTCTACCGCGACATCCACGTCGAAATCGTCACCGACTACCGCCTGACCGACATCGTCGCCGACCGGTTCGATGCGGGCGTGCGGTTCGGCGAAACGATCGATCGCGATATGATCGCAGTGCCGATCGGCCCGCCCGCGCGAATGCTCGCCGTCGCCTCGGCGCGCTATTTCGCGGCATATGGCCGACCACGCACTCCTGCGGACCTCGCCCGGCATCGCTGCATCAACTTGCGGCTGCCCACCTATGGCGGGCTCTATGCTTGGGAGTTTCAGACCAAGGGACGCGACCTGCGGGTGCGGGTCGATGGCCAGCTCACCTTCACCTCGATCCTGCCCGTGCTCGAGGCCACGCTCGACGGGTTCGGCATCTCCTATCTGCCGACGGCACTGACGCAGCAGCATCTCGACAGCGGCGCGCTTGAGACGGTGCTGGAGGAATGGTCGCCCGAATTTCCCGGCTATCATCTCTACTATTCCAGCCGTCGCCAGCCTACCGCCGCTTTCACGGCGCTGGTCGAAGGGCTGCGGTACCGGGAAGATTGA
- a CDS encoding RrF2 family transcriptional regulator yields the protein MLTQRSRYALRAMLFLAKQPREGAPTPMTRIAAEANVPRKFLELILADLREAGFLDSTRGKMGGYRLARPNHLISLGEIIRVIEGPLALVPCVSRTAYRPCLDCKDEAACAIRHAMARVRDETARILDGTSLADATAENLAAA from the coding sequence ATGCTGACTCAGCGTTCCCGTTATGCCCTGCGCGCCATGCTCTTCCTGGCGAAGCAGCCGCGGGAAGGCGCGCCCACGCCGATGACCCGTATTGCCGCCGAGGCGAATGTGCCGCGCAAGTTCCTCGAGCTGATCCTTGCCGATCTGCGCGAGGCGGGGTTCCTCGATTCCACGCGCGGCAAGATGGGCGGCTATCGCCTGGCGCGGCCCAATCACCTGATTTCGCTGGGCGAGATCATCCGGGTGATCGAAGGGCCGCTGGCACTGGTGCCGTGCGTCAGCCGCACCGCCTATCGCCCCTGCCTCGACTGCAAGGACGAGGCGGCATGCGCGATCCGCCACGCCATGGCGCGGGTGCGCGACGAGACCGCGCGAATTCTTGACGGCACGAGCCTGGCGGACGCCACGGCGGAGAATCTGGCAGCGGCCTAG
- the mscL gene encoding large conductance mechanosensitive channel protein MscL, with protein sequence MLSEFKAFIARGNVLDLAVAVIIGAAFGKIVTSLTEDIIMPVIGKIFGGLDFSSYFLVLGEVPANLQGSTDYAALKKAGVPLLGYGEFVTQAVNFLIIAFIIFLLVRAVNRVVPKAPEAAAEEAADVVLLREIRDELKKRNG encoded by the coding sequence ATGCTCAGTGAATTCAAGGCCTTCATCGCGCGCGGCAACGTGCTCGACCTTGCCGTCGCGGTCATCATCGGTGCGGCGTTCGGCAAGATCGTCACCTCGCTGACCGAAGACATCATCATGCCGGTAATCGGCAAGATCTTCGGCGGGCTCGATTTCTCGAGCTACTTCCTGGTGCTGGGCGAAGTGCCGGCCAACCTGCAGGGGTCGACCGACTATGCCGCGCTCAAGAAAGCGGGCGTGCCGCTGCTGGGCTATGGCGAGTTCGTCACCCAGGCGGTCAACTTCCTGATCATCGCCTTCATCATCTTCCTGCTGGTGCGCGCGGTGAATCGCGTGGTTCCCAAGGCGCCGGAAGCCGCGGCAGAGGAAGCCGCCGATGTCGTGCTGCTCCGCGAGATCCGCGACGAGCTGAAGAAGCGCAACGGATAG
- a CDS encoding AraC family transcriptional regulator, whose protein sequence is MNTFADPAGWIEPDNVPRPVVTFGIVTTEFEGLELDFHRHAKGQIMFVQRGALSCEVEGGLWIVPPRSAIWIPGGALHAIKATGAFEGYSAFAAAEVSRGLPSTCCAVSVSPLLRELLVRTASLPALYEENDINARLTGVLLDELAAAQVEDLHLPMPADPRLRRIAGEMLEAPASRGTLQSWAERAGMSVRTLERLIGRETGMSFGRWRQQLGVVLAVKWLAGGASIQAVAADLGYESVPSFVTMFRKALGTSPGRYMAERHSSSM, encoded by the coding sequence ATGAACACATTCGCTGATCCTGCGGGGTGGATCGAACCCGATAATGTGCCGCGCCCGGTGGTGACCTTTGGCATCGTCACCACCGAATTTGAGGGGCTCGAGCTCGATTTCCATCGTCATGCCAAGGGGCAGATCATGTTCGTGCAGCGCGGTGCGCTGAGCTGCGAGGTCGAGGGCGGACTGTGGATCGTGCCGCCGCGCAGCGCGATCTGGATACCCGGTGGTGCGCTTCACGCGATCAAGGCCACGGGCGCGTTCGAGGGCTACAGCGCCTTCGCCGCTGCCGAAGTCAGCCGCGGACTGCCCTCTACCTGCTGCGCCGTTTCGGTATCGCCCTTGCTGCGCGAGTTGCTCGTTCGGACGGCGAGCCTCCCGGCACTCTATGAGGAGAATGACATCAATGCGCGCCTCACCGGCGTGCTGCTCGACGAACTGGCTGCCGCGCAGGTGGAGGATCTGCATCTGCCGATGCCGGCCGATCCCCGCTTGCGCCGAATCGCCGGCGAGATGCTCGAGGCTCCGGCCAGCCGGGGCACGCTGCAGAGCTGGGCGGAACGTGCGGGGATGAGCGTACGCACGCTCGAGCGGCTGATCGGCCGGGAAACGGGGATGAGCTTCGGGCGCTGGCGCCAGCAGCTCGGTGTCGTGCTCGCCGTCAAATGGCTGGCCGGGGGGGCTTCGATCCAGGCTGTCGCGGCCGATCTCGGTTATGAGAGCGTGCCCAGCTTCGTGACGATGTTCCGCAAGGCGCTCGGCACTTCCCCGGGCCGCTATATGGCGGAGCGGCATTCGAGCAGTATGTGA
- a CDS encoding ABC transporter ATP-binding protein has protein sequence MTQDTDRTDSIRRVLGFAFRHWVRQPGRAAYIAFFITAATVTEIFVPLFAGRLIDALAGNLRSEALALFAAMASLGLAMVVLRHFAWAGVVPFTLRMMRDVTQDGFHRVQRFSTDWHANSFAGSTVRKITRGMWAFDTLNDVLLLQLLPSIAVLGGTMLLLGWHWPVLGVVMAIGAVAYVAMTVVLATRWASPAATLSNAWDTKLGGMLSDAIGSNAVVKAFGAEEREEQRIGGLLAKWAKRTRRTWMRYTWSGSAQIAVLWAIRSAITGTALWLWWTGAATPGDVTFVLASYFVVHGYLVDVGFHIHHMQRAVNEMEELVDLHDQPLGIDDRTDAQPIHIGAGEVHFDDVTFRYGGHETPLYEHLTLTIRGGERVGLVGHSGSGKTTFVKLIQRLYDVNEGRVTIDGQDVSHATQQSLRAQIAIVQQEPILFHRSLADNIAYARPGASQAEVEAAARLANAHDFIVRLPRGYATLVGERGVKLSGGERQRVALARAFLADAPILILDEATSSLDSESEALIQQAMDRLMKGRTAIVIAHRLSTVRTLDRILVFDKGRIIEDGDHDTLLVNAGGQYRRLFDRQSGNIVDDAPKLEEA, from the coding sequence ATGACTCAAGACACTGACCGTACGGATTCGATCCGTCGCGTTCTGGGCTTCGCCTTCCGCCACTGGGTGCGGCAACCCGGACGCGCAGCCTATATCGCCTTCTTCATCACCGCCGCGACGGTGACCGAGATCTTCGTCCCGCTGTTCGCGGGACGGCTGATCGACGCGCTCGCCGGCAATCTGCGCAGCGAGGCGCTCGCGCTGTTCGCGGCAATGGCCTCCCTCGGCCTCGCCATGGTGGTGCTACGCCACTTTGCCTGGGCAGGGGTGGTCCCCTTTACGCTGCGCATGATGCGTGACGTGACGCAGGACGGCTTCCACCGTGTCCAGCGCTTTTCGACGGACTGGCACGCCAACAGCTTCGCCGGCTCGACCGTGCGCAAGATCACCCGCGGCATGTGGGCGTTCGACACGCTGAACGACGTGCTGCTGCTCCAGCTGTTGCCGTCGATCGCGGTGCTGGGCGGCACGATGCTGCTGCTCGGCTGGCACTGGCCGGTGCTGGGCGTGGTCATGGCAATCGGCGCTGTCGCCTATGTCGCGATGACGGTGGTGCTGGCGACACGCTGGGCCTCGCCGGCCGCGACGCTCTCCAACGCCTGGGATACGAAGCTCGGCGGAATGCTCTCCGATGCGATCGGCTCGAACGCCGTGGTCAAGGCGTTCGGCGCCGAGGAACGCGAGGAGCAGCGGATCGGCGGGCTGCTCGCCAAATGGGCGAAGCGTACCCGGCGGACCTGGATGCGCTACACCTGGTCGGGCAGCGCGCAGATCGCGGTGCTGTGGGCGATCCGCAGCGCGATCACCGGCACCGCCCTTTGGCTGTGGTGGACGGGCGCAGCGACGCCGGGCGACGTCACCTTCGTGCTGGCAAGCTACTTCGTCGTCCATGGCTATCTGGTCGATGTCGGCTTCCACATCCATCACATGCAGCGCGCGGTGAACGAGATGGAGGAGCTGGTCGACCTGCACGATCAGCCGCTCGGCATCGACGACCGCACGGACGCTCAGCCGATCCATATCGGCGCGGGCGAGGTACACTTTGATGACGTTACCTTCCGCTATGGCGGGCACGAGACACCGCTCTACGAGCATCTCACCCTTACCATCCGCGGGGGCGAACGCGTCGGACTGGTCGGCCATTCGGGGTCGGGCAAGACGACCTTCGTCAAGCTGATCCAGCGCCTCTACGACGTCAACGAAGGCCGGGTGACGATCGACGGGCAGGACGTGTCGCACGCGACCCAGCAGTCGCTGCGCGCGCAGATCGCGATCGTCCAGCAGGAGCCGATCCTGTTCCACCGCAGCCTCGCCGACAACATCGCCTATGCCCGCCCCGGGGCGAGCCAGGCCGAAGTCGAGGCGGCGGCGCGGCTGGCCAATGCGCATGACTTCATCGTCCGACTGCCGCGCGGCTATGCGACCCTGGTCGGCGAACGCGGGGTCAAGCTGTCGGGCGGCGAACGCCAGCGCGTGGCACTCGCCCGGGCGTTCCTGGCCGATGCGCCGATCCTGATTCTGGACGAGGCGACCTCAAGCCTCGATTCGGAGAGCGAGGCGCTGATCCAGCAAGCGATGGACCGGCTGATGAAGGGCCGTACCGCAATCGTCATCGCGCACCGGCTGTCGACAGTGCGCACGCTCGACCGCATCCTGGTCTTCGACAAGGGCCGGATCATCGAGGACGGCGACCATGATACGCTGCTGGTCAATGCCGGCGGCCAGTATCGCCGGCTGTTCGACCGCCAGTCGGGCAATATCGTCGACGACGCGCCCAAGCTCGAGGAGGCGTAA
- the rpsO gene encoding 30S ribosomal protein S15, whose translation MTITTERKAELAKEHGRSEGDTGSAEVQIAILTERIVNLTAHFKGHAKDNHSRRGLLMLVNKRRSLLDYLRKTDGDRYTALIAKLGLRK comes from the coding sequence ATGACGATCACGACCGAGCGCAAGGCCGAGCTGGCCAAGGAACATGGCCGCAGCGAGGGCGACACCGGCAGCGCCGAAGTCCAGATCGCGATCCTGACCGAGCGCATCGTCAACCTGACCGCGCACTTCAAGGGTCACGCCAAGGACAATCATTCGCGCCGTGGCCTTCTCATGCTGGTCAACAAGCGCCGCAGCCTCCTCGACTACCTCCGCAAGACGGACGGGGATCGCTACACCGCACTCATCGCGAAGCTCGGCCTTCGCAAGTAA
- a CDS encoding NAD(P)-dependent alcohol dehydrogenase, producing the protein MPSPAKAYAAQSATTPLAPFSFERRDVQPDDVAIDILFCGVCHSDLHQARSEWEGTLFPCVPGHEIVGRVTAIGSDVTTFAVGDLVGVGCMVDSCGTCPSCHEGEEQYCEGTGFVGTYNGPDAHLGGHTFGGYSDTIVVKQGFVLRIGHDEQDLAAVAPLLCAGITTYSPLKHWGAGPGKKVGVVGIGGLGHMGVKIAAAMGAHVVAFTTSEGKRADALALGAHEVVVSRNADEMAAHAGSFDFILNTVAASHDLDAFTNLLKRDGTMTLVGVPEHAHPSPSVLNLVFRRRSIAGSLIGGIAETQEMLDFCRDHGITADIETIAIQDIDASFDRMVKGDVKYRFVIDMASLAAVA; encoded by the coding sequence ATGCCCAGCCCAGCCAAGGCCTATGCCGCGCAATCGGCGACCACCCCGCTCGCGCCCTTCAGCTTCGAGCGCCGCGACGTGCAGCCCGACGACGTCGCGATCGACATCCTGTTCTGCGGCGTCTGCCATTCCGACCTGCATCAGGCGCGCAGCGAGTGGGAAGGGACGCTGTTCCCCTGCGTTCCCGGTCACGAGATCGTCGGCCGGGTGACCGCGATCGGCAGCGACGTGACGACGTTCGCGGTCGGCGATCTGGTCGGGGTCGGCTGCATGGTCGACAGTTGCGGCACCTGCCCCTCATGCCATGAGGGCGAGGAGCAATATTGCGAAGGGACCGGCTTCGTCGGCACCTATAACGGCCCCGACGCGCACCTCGGCGGCCACACCTTTGGCGGCTATTCGGACACGATCGTCGTCAAGCAAGGCTTCGTCCTGCGCATCGGCCATGACGAGCAGGATCTTGCCGCCGTCGCGCCGCTGCTCTGCGCGGGTATCACCACCTACTCGCCGCTCAAGCACTGGGGCGCAGGACCGGGCAAGAAGGTCGGCGTGGTCGGCATCGGCGGGCTCGGCCATATGGGGGTCAAGATCGCCGCGGCGATGGGCGCGCACGTCGTTGCCTTTACCACCTCCGAAGGCAAGCGCGCCGACGCTCTCGCGCTGGGCGCGCACGAGGTGGTCGTCTCGCGCAATGCGGACGAGATGGCGGCGCACGCGGGCAGCTTCGACTTCATCCTCAACACCGTGGCCGCGAGCCACGATCTCGACGCCTTCACCAATTTGCTCAAGCGCGACGGGACGATGACGCTGGTCGGCGTGCCCGAACATGCCCATCCCTCGCCCTCGGTGCTCAACCTCGTCTTCCGACGCCGGTCGATCGCCGGATCGCTGATCGGCGGGATCGCGGAGACGCAGGAGATGCTCGATTTCTGCCGCGACCACGGCATCACCGCGGATATCGAGACGATCGCGATCCAGGATATCGACGCCTCGTTCGACCGGATGGTCAAGGGCGACGTCAAATACCGCTTCGTGATCGACATGGCGTCGCTCGCCGCCGTCGCCTGA
- the pnp gene encoding polyribonucleotide nucleotidyltransferase has translation MFDKKTVSIEWGGQTLTLETGKVARQADGAIMATLGETVVLCAVTAAKSVKDGQDFFPLTVHYQEKYSAAGRIPGGFFKRERGATEKETLVSRLIDRPIRPLFPEGFYNEINAIAQVLSYDGENEPDILAMVAASAALTISGVPFMGPIGAARVGYVDGEYILNPTDEQVAEGDLDLVVAATHDAVMMVESEANELSEEVMLGAVLFAHDACKEVIKAIIKLAEQAAKEPWEIASSDDNAKLKDKLKKLIGKDIAAAYKLTDKSARSNALNEARAKAKESFAADGLSPQEVMAGIKLTKKLEAEIVRTAILKDGKRIDGRTTTQIRPIVAETHFLPRAHGSALFTRGETQTIATATLGTKDAEQMIDGLNGLSYQHFMLHYNFPPYSVGEVGRFGAPGRREVGHGKLAWRALHPVLPTKDEFPYTIRLTSDITESNGSSSMASVCGGSLAMMDAGVPIKRPVSGIAMGLILEGKDYAILSDILGDEDHLGDMDFKVAGTSEGITTMQMDIKIAGITREIFEAALNQAKEGRAHILGEMNKALGETRSELSAHAPRIETMQIDKSKIRDVIGTGGKVIREIVATTGAKVDIDDEGVIKISSSDVSQIEAAMNWIKGIVEEAEVGKIYNGKVVNLVDFGAFVNFMGGKDGLVHVSEIKNERVEKVSDVLSEGQEVKVKVLEIDQRGKVRLSMRVVDQETGAELEDTRPAREPREDRGPRGDRGPRRDGGDRGPRRDGDRGPRRDGGDRGPRGDRGDRGPRRERSESKDEGGEDIGLPAFLTGGSDD, from the coding sequence ATGTTCGACAAGAAAACCGTATCGATCGAGTGGGGCGGACAAACCCTGACACTCGAAACGGGCAAGGTTGCCCGTCAGGCCGATGGCGCCATCATGGCGACGCTCGGCGAAACCGTGGTGCTGTGCGCCGTCACCGCCGCCAAGTCGGTGAAGGACGGGCAGGATTTCTTCCCGCTCACCGTCCACTATCAGGAAAAGTACAGCGCGGCCGGCCGTATCCCCGGCGGCTTCTTCAAGCGCGAGCGCGGTGCGACCGAGAAGGAGACGCTGGTCTCGCGTCTCATCGACCGCCCGATCCGCCCACTGTTCCCGGAAGGCTTCTACAACGAGATCAACGCCATCGCTCAGGTGCTGAGCTATGACGGCGAGAACGAGCCGGACATCCTCGCGATGGTCGCGGCGTCGGCCGCGCTCACCATCTCGGGCGTGCCCTTCATGGGCCCGATCGGCGCCGCGCGCGTCGGCTATGTCGATGGCGAGTACATCCTCAACCCGACCGACGAGCAGGTTGCCGAAGGCGACCTCGACCTGGTCGTCGCCGCGACGCACGACGCGGTGATGATGGTCGAATCCGAAGCGAACGAGCTCTCGGAAGAGGTCATGCTGGGCGCCGTCCTGTTCGCGCACGACGCGTGCAAGGAAGTCATCAAGGCGATCATCAAGCTCGCCGAGCAGGCCGCCAAGGAGCCGTGGGAAATCGCGTCGTCGGACGACAACGCCAAGCTCAAGGACAAGCTCAAGAAGCTGATCGGCAAGGATATTGCCGCCGCCTACAAGCTGACCGACAAGTCGGCCCGCTCGAACGCGCTCAATGAAGCGCGCGCGAAGGCGAAGGAATCGTTCGCTGCCGACGGCCTCAGCCCCCAGGAAGTCATGGCCGGCATCAAGCTGACCAAGAAGCTGGAAGCGGAGATCGTCCGCACCGCTATCCTCAAGGACGGCAAGCGCATCGATGGCCGCACCACCACGCAGATCCGCCCCATCGTGGCGGAAACGCACTTCCTTCCGCGTGCGCATGGCTCGGCGCTGTTCACCCGCGGCGAGACCCAGACGATCGCCACGGCGACGCTGGGCACCAAGGATGCGGAGCAGATGATCGACGGCCTCAATGGCCTGTCGTACCAGCACTTCATGCTGCACTATAACTTCCCGCCCTATTCGGTCGGTGAAGTGGGCCGCTTCGGCGCGCCGGGCCGTCGCGAAGTCGGTCATGGCAAGCTGGCATGGCGCGCGCTGCACCCGGTGCTGCCGACCAAGGACGAGTTCCCCTACACGATCCGCCTGACCAGCGACATCACCGAGTCGAACGGCTCGTCGTCGATGGCGTCGGTGTGCGGCGGGTCGCTCGCGATGATGGACGCCGGCGTGCCGATCAAGCGTCCGGTTTCGGGCATCGCCATGGGCCTGATCCTCGAGGGCAAGGATTATGCGATCCTCAGCGACATCCTTGGCGACGAGGATCACCTCGGCGACATGGACTTCAAGGTTGCGGGCACGTCCGAAGGCATCACCACGATGCAGATGGACATCAAGATCGCGGGCATCACGCGCGAGATCTTCGAGGCTGCGCTGAACCAGGCCAAGGAAGGCCGTGCGCATATCCTGGGCGAGATGAACAAGGCGCTGGGCGAGACCCGCTCGGAGTTGTCGGCGCATGCGCCGCGCATCGAGACGATGCAGATCGACAAGTCGAAGATCCGCGACGTCATCGGCACCGGCGGCAAGGTCATCCGTGAGATCGTCGCCACCACCGGCGCCAAGGTGGATATCGACGACGAGGGCGTGATCAAGATTTCGTCGTCCGACGTGTCGCAGATCGAAGCCGCGATGAACTGGATCAAGGGCATCGTCGAAGAGGCGGAAGTCGGCAAGATCTACAACGGCAAGGTCGTCAACCTCGTCGATTTCGGCGCGTTCGTGAATTTCATGGGCGGCAAGGACGGCCTGGTTCACGTCTCCGAGATCAAGAACGAGCGCGTCGAGAAGGTCAGCGATGTCCTGAGCGAAGGCCAGGAGGTCAAGGTCAAGGTTCTCGAGATCGACCAGCGCGGCAAGGTGCGCCTGTCGATGCGCGTCGTCGATCAGGAGACTGGCGCTGAGCTTGAGGATACGCGTCCGGCCCGCGAACCGCGCGAGGATCGCGGTCCCCGTGGCGACCGTGGTCCGCGCCGTGACGGTGGCGATCGCGGCCCGCGTCGCGATGGCGACCGTGGTCCGCGCCGCGATGGCGGCGACCGTGGCCCGCGGGGCGATCGCGGCGACCGCGGCCCGCGCCGCGAGCGTTCGGAGTCGAAGGACGAAGGCGGCGAGGACATCGGCCTCCCCGCATTCCTGACTGGCGGTAGCGACGACTAA
- a CDS encoding siderophore-interacting protein — translation MMLAAGSPERPTVQPAGRFSQALLRLLMRQARIVATEWLAGRFKLILLEGSALVGIAWIPGQKIQIAMGSAFTARTYTPLEWNADAGRGCILGFAPGDGPGSAWVRNVEAGDRCDLFGPRGSLDLRRIPQFAVVMGDETSIGLAYALTHADPARAVTCLFEIWDTESVRQVLVQLCIGDATLFAKQDGDAHLESMEAATPQALWRSRHAYPDQGLLGSRQDRARLTPGRANAPNQKGPRFPGALFVSA, via the coding sequence ATGATGCTCGCGGCGGGATCACCCGAACGCCCCACAGTCCAACCGGCCGGCCGGTTCAGCCAGGCGTTGCTGCGCCTGCTGATGCGGCAGGCGCGGATCGTTGCGACCGAATGGCTGGCCGGGCGCTTCAAGTTGATCCTGCTCGAAGGATCGGCGCTTGTCGGGATCGCGTGGATACCGGGGCAGAAGATCCAGATTGCAATGGGATCCGCCTTCACCGCGCGGACCTACACACCGCTCGAATGGAATGCCGATGCCGGCCGGGGCTGCATCCTCGGCTTCGCACCGGGCGATGGCCCGGGCAGCGCCTGGGTGCGCAATGTCGAAGCCGGTGATCGATGCGACCTGTTCGGCCCGCGCGGATCGCTGGACCTGCGCCGGATTCCCCAATTCGCCGTGGTGATGGGCGACGAGACATCAATCGGCCTCGCCTACGCGCTGACCCATGCGGATCCGGCGCGCGCCGTGACCTGCCTTTTCGAAATCTGGGATACCGAGAGCGTCAGGCAGGTGCTGGTGCAGCTCTGCATCGGGGACGCAACCTTGTTCGCGAAGCAGGACGGCGACGCGCATCTCGAATCGATGGAAGCGGCGACGCCTCAAGCTCTGTGGCGTTCCCGCCACGCATATCCTGACCAAGGCCTATTGGGCTCCCGGCAAGACCGGGCTCGATTGACGCCGGGCCGAGCCAATGCCCCAAACCAAAAAGGGCCCCGGTTTCCCGGGGCCCTCTTCGTTTCAGCCTGA
- a CDS encoding serine hydrolase domain-containing protein, producing the protein MRLILLLAAPFIAPLVAGTAFAQPAEVRVAFDASRITASRAAGLADRASGRPATADDPVRIASISKLVVALGVMRMVEAGQLDLDRDVSEVLGWPVRNPAFPKAPVTLRQLLSHTSGLIDPEEYRVPLGERLADRIAQPGLWDARQRPGESFRYANIGFPVIASVMEKASGERFDRLMHRLVLAPLKLDACFNWSTCADARIARAVVLYRADGSVALDDLGGKRPDCPVIAKAGCDLAGYRPGENGALFSPQGGLRASMRDLAVIGQMLLKNDGSFLKRESIAQIERVAWRYDGSNGDTSNGFYCQYGLGMTMLPTAHDICADDLFGDGRTRIGHAGDAYGLRSGLWIDRVKGTGVAFFATATPPDSKGFTAFTVEEERLAREKD; encoded by the coding sequence ATGCGCCTGATCCTGCTGCTCGCCGCGCCATTCATCGCCCCGCTTGTTGCCGGCACCGCCTTCGCCCAGCCGGCCGAGGTGCGCGTGGCGTTCGACGCCTCCCGGATCACGGCGTCGCGCGCCGCGGGCCTCGCCGACCGCGCGAGCGGACGCCCGGCGACCGCCGACGATCCGGTGCGGATCGCGAGCATCTCCAAGCTGGTGGTCGCGCTCGGCGTGATGCGGATGGTCGAGGCGGGGCAGCTCGATCTCGACCGCGATGTCAGCGAGGTGCTGGGCTGGCCAGTGCGCAACCCGGCATTTCCCAAGGCGCCGGTGACGCTGCGCCAGCTGCTGTCGCACACCTCCGGGCTGATCGATCCCGAGGAGTATCGCGTGCCGCTGGGCGAGCGGCTGGCAGACCGGATCGCGCAGCCCGGGCTGTGGGATGCCAGGCAACGGCCGGGCGAATCCTTCCGCTACGCCAATATCGGCTTTCCGGTGATCGCGAGCGTGATGGAGAAGGCGTCGGGCGAGCGGTTCGATCGCCTGATGCACCGGCTGGTGCTGGCGCCGCTCAAGCTCGATGCCTGTTTCAACTGGTCGACCTGCGCGGACGCGAGGATCGCGCGCGCGGTGGTGCTCTATCGCGCGGACGGATCGGTGGCGCTCGACGATCTGGGTGGCAAGCGGCCCGATTGTCCTGTGATTGCCAAGGCAGGATGCGATCTGGCGGGATACCGGCCGGGGGAGAATGGCGCGCTGTTCTCGCCCCAAGGGGGCCTGCGCGCGTCGATGCGCGACCTTGCGGTGATCGGCCAGATGCTGCTGAAGAATGACGGCAGCTTCCTCAAGCGCGAATCGATTGCGCAGATCGAGCGGGTCGCGTGGCGCTATGACGGGTCCAATGGCGACACATCGAACGGCTTCTACTGCCAGTACGGCCTCGGCATGACGATGCTGCCGACCGCGCACGATATCTGCGCCGACGATCTGTTCGGCGACGGGCGGACGCGCATCGGCCATGCCGGTGACGCCTATGGCTTGCGTTCGGGGCTGTGGATCGATCGCGTCAAGGGCACGGGCGTCGCCTTCTTCGCCACGGCGACCCCGCCGGATAGCAAGGGCTTCACCGCGTTCACGGTGGAAGAGGAACGGCTTGCGCGCGAAAAGGACTGA